The Methanomethylovorans hollandica DSM 15978 genome includes a region encoding these proteins:
- the cfbC gene encoding Ni-sirohydrochlorin a,c-diamide reductive cyclase ATP-dependent reductase subunit, producing the protein MKKQKRIAIYGKGGIGKSSTASNVAAACAEEGYKVMIIGCDPKSDSSITLLGGRRIPTILDLLRQGVKVKEEDIVFHGYRNVRCVEVGGPEPGIGCAGRGIIVAIKTLRDMCKEMDDMDLIIYDVPGDIVCGGFVAPIKKGLVNDAYVLTSGEYMPLYAANNICKGLSKIDTRLSGVICNSRSVTREEEIVSRFAEEIGSKLVAFIPKEQIVQDCERDGFSVLEKAPVSDIAQVYRDLARTIMSNADSSLPKSLEDERLRELTR; encoded by the coding sequence ATGAAAAAACAGAAACGTATAGCCATTTATGGCAAGGGAGGCATAGGCAAATCAAGCACTGCATCAAATGTAGCTGCTGCATGCGCTGAGGAAGGATACAAAGTAATGATCATCGGATGTGACCCCAAGAGCGATTCATCCATCACTCTCCTGGGCGGCAGGAGGATACCCACCATCCTGGATCTGCTAAGGCAGGGAGTAAAAGTAAAGGAAGAGGACATAGTCTTCCACGGGTACAGAAATGTCAGATGTGTAGAGGTCGGTGGTCCTGAGCCTGGCATAGGATGTGCCGGACGTGGCATCATAGTGGCCATCAAGACACTGCGGGACATGTGCAAGGAAATGGATGATATGGACCTTATAATCTATGACGTGCCCGGAGATATCGTATGTGGTGGCTTTGTAGCCCCTATTAAGAAAGGGCTTGTGAACGATGCCTACGTACTGACATCAGGAGAATACATGCCCCTGTATGCTGCAAACAATATCTGCAAGGGGCTCAGCAAGATCGATACGCGCCTTAGCGGTGTTATCTGCAACTCCCGCAGCGTTACAAGAGAAGAAGAGATCGTGAGCAGGTTCGCTGAGGAGATAGGCAGCAAGCTCGTAGCCTTCATTCCCAAGGAACAGATCGTACAGGACTGTGAAAGGGATGGCTTCTCTGTGCTTGAAAAAGCTCCTGTATCTGATATCGCACAAGTATATCGCGATCTTGCCAGGACGATCATGTCTAATGCAGACTCTTCGCTGCCAAAGTCACTTGAAGATGAAAGATTAAGGGAACTTACACGCTGA
- the cfbD gene encoding Ni-sirohydrochlorin a,c-diamide reductive cyclase catalytic subunit: protein MAANDISIIHPRPSSIVAALYTLRDLNVDVAILHGPPGCSFKHARLLEEDGIHVVTTALDENGFVFGGRRELSSVLQKVNEMFHPKLIGVVGTCASMIIGEELHEPVMDADLEVPVIEVEVHAGYANNTKGVLITLESALEIGVIDREEFERQKVLMEEATEVEKRHGAASKEYLAPSRGDLKYKVAQRIIELLKEGKKGLVIMNAKKETGYMFADINVAVHEVASQLGVAANVVNMANLDESLGLPRVRDHARNIMHDLKERGVQVHEITGGLDEYPIAGNVVDELIAKKYANYDFAVITGVPHAIPMDHISNMEIISVTNGPRQVLPLKEMGHRHVVVEIDLHPKTLGVKHIVESEMGATLREMVKEMHESFV from the coding sequence ATGGCTGCGAATGACATATCTATAATACATCCCAGACCGAGTTCTATAGTTGCCGCATTGTACACCCTGAGAGACCTGAATGTTGATGTTGCCATATTGCATGGCCCTCCCGGATGCTCTTTTAAGCATGCAAGACTTCTGGAAGAAGACGGGATACATGTAGTTACCACTGCCCTGGACGAGAATGGTTTTGTTTTTGGGGGACGCCGGGAGCTTTCCTCTGTGCTGCAAAAGGTCAATGAGATGTTCCACCCTAAATTGATAGGCGTAGTTGGAACATGTGCCAGCATGATCATTGGAGAAGAACTGCATGAACCGGTGATGGATGCAGATCTGGAAGTACCTGTTATAGAAGTGGAAGTGCATGCAGGATATGCAAATAATACCAAAGGAGTATTGATCACACTTGAATCAGCACTGGAAATAGGTGTAATCGATAGGGAAGAATTCGAGCGCCAGAAAGTACTCATGGAAGAGGCAACGGAAGTTGAAAAACGCCACGGTGCCGCCAGCAAGGAATACCTGGCCCCTTCAAGAGGGGATCTGAAGTACAAGGTGGCACAGCGTATCATAGAGCTGCTCAAGGAAGGTAAGAAAGGCCTTGTGATCATGAACGCAAAGAAGGAAACCGGCTATATGTTCGCTGATATCAATGTCGCCGTACATGAAGTTGCATCCCAGCTGGGAGTAGCTGCAAATGTGGTGAACATGGCAAACCTGGATGAGTCACTCGGTCTGCCCAGGGTCAGGGACCACGCCCGTAATATTATGCATGATCTGAAGGAAAGAGGAGTGCAAGTGCATGAGATCACAGGAGGCCTTGACGAATACCCCATTGCAGGCAATGTGGTAGATGAACTCATAGCTAAAAAATATGCAAACTATGATTTTGCTGTGATCACCGGTGTTCCTCATGCTATACCCATGGACCACATCAGCAACATGGAGATCATTTCGGTTACAAATGGTCCCCGTCAGGTGCTGCCTCTGAAGGAAATGGGTCACAGACATGTTGTAGTGGAGATAGACCTCCATCCAAAGACACTGGGAGTAAAGCATATAGTGGAGTCAGAAATGGGTGCCACATTGCGGGAAATGGTAAAAGAAATGCACGAAAGTTTTGTCTGA
- the cfbE gene encoding coenzyme F430 synthase, giving the protein MHRYLSDPSVKSVAVLDMTHGGIIIAHRLKELGFNVTGVDVYGTISPEQCNSMEMDGIRVSEKNCSVEDLDLIISPVHLYPDHIMLQQAEEKHIPVISHHRAVGEILNIKDTGDHTLMIEVTGTKAKTSTASLLADMISRKLTVLLHTSRGLEMWEDGVCRLLHKGLSIAPGSILQAMDIAGSLNKEIEAYIFEISLGVTGCGSVGIITTLDMDYMIAGKTSMASEAKVKSLMSYPEDVPLVLNDNYKGISQQLKPALMSKHIRTFSTPDKSEGLNSDADYRISMHENSLSIACAGEEIKIRLDTGYDAWSYRTAFAASCATAQEIDIPWKTVKEVIQNFRGLQGRMQEIIQEDITILDNSNSGMDIFSVEKALSLCLKRNQKVIMVLGEEAAQVCEGLPPEDVADMLRSRLQDMDELILVGERMKPLATGNIYYAESFDMGKTRAMEFARKKSDDKVIIALCVKCFR; this is encoded by the coding sequence ATGCACCGTTACCTTTCTGACCCCTCCGTAAAGAGTGTAGCTGTCCTCGATATGACACATGGCGGCATTATCATTGCACATAGGCTCAAAGAGCTGGGTTTCAATGTAACAGGGGTAGATGTTTATGGAACGATCTCCCCCGAACAATGTAATTCTATGGAGATGGATGGTATACGGGTGTCAGAAAAGAACTGCTCTGTTGAGGATCTGGACCTTATAATAAGCCCTGTTCACCTTTATCCCGATCATATTATGCTTCAGCAGGCAGAAGAGAAGCATATTCCCGTAATATCTCATCACAGAGCTGTTGGAGAGATCCTGAATATTAAAGATACTGGTGACCATACGCTTATGATAGAGGTCACAGGCACCAAGGCAAAGACCAGTACTGCTTCCCTGCTTGCTGACATGATCTCAAGGAAGCTTACTGTTTTGCTACACACTTCCAGAGGACTGGAGATGTGGGAAGATGGTGTATGCCGATTGCTACATAAAGGACTAAGCATTGCTCCGGGGAGTATTTTGCAGGCAATGGACATTGCAGGATCACTAAACAAGGAGATAGAAGCATACATATTCGAGATATCCCTTGGAGTCACAGGATGTGGAAGTGTTGGTATAATCACGACCCTTGACATGGATTATATGATCGCAGGCAAAACATCCATGGCAAGTGAAGCAAAGGTAAAGTCACTCATGAGTTACCCCGAAGATGTGCCCCTTGTGCTGAATGATAACTATAAGGGAATATCGCAGCAGCTCAAACCAGCACTTATGTCGAAGCACATAAGGACTTTCAGTACCCCGGATAAAAGTGAAGGCCTGAATTCGGATGCTGACTACAGGATAAGCATGCACGAGAACAGTTTATCTATTGCATGCGCAGGAGAAGAAATTAAGATCCGCCTTGATACCGGATATGATGCATGGTCATACAGGACAGCTTTTGCTGCATCGTGTGCCACTGCCCAGGAGATAGACATTCCATGGAAAACTGTGAAAGAAGTAATACAAAATTTCAGGGGTTTGCAGGGCAGGATGCAGGAAATTATACAAGAGGACATAACCATTCTGGACAACTCCAACTCTGGAATGGACATCTTTTCAGTAGAGAAAGCTCTGAGCTTGTGCCTGAAAAGAAATCAGAAAGTGATTATGGTACTTGGCGAAGAAGCTGCGCAGGTATGCGAAGGACTGCCACCGGAGGATGTTGCCGATATGCTCAGGAGCAGACTGCAGGACATGGATGAACTGATACTGGTGGGTGAAAGAATGAAGCCCCTGGCAACTGGAAATATCTACTATGCTGAAAGCTTTGATATGGGAAAAACACGCGCAATGGAATTTGCCCGGAAAAAGAGTGATGATAAAGTTATTATTGCTCTGTGTGTGAAGTGCTTCCGCTGA
- a CDS encoding DUF2150 family protein, giving the protein MSDTETEILSHDFYTRERWNNWINQVKESGFEFTESDEPQDKDSAVFINMEDDIILACLKVVAKFEKKLISTESAFHLISQIKDITLAEIEHISDDIDMMISSMQTSFIGTFAAFECYIGQDYNKKARIPTLLKQALEAEASDSIEISLDKVAEIGALIINGRKLPEDIMEDIPYGIVAEWMDGIDSIAAAKVGSDSYKNDEADDES; this is encoded by the coding sequence ATGTCTGATACGGAAACAGAGATCCTTTCCCATGACTTTTATACCAGGGAACGGTGGAACAACTGGATAAACCAGGTGAAGGAAAGCGGTTTTGAGTTCACGGAATCTGATGAACCGCAGGATAAGGACAGTGCAGTGTTCATAAATATGGAGGATGACATCATCCTTGCATGCCTGAAAGTGGTAGCTAAATTCGAGAAGAAACTCATTTCCACGGAATCTGCATTCCACCTGATCTCTCAGATAAAGGATATCACTCTTGCAGAAATAGAACATATATCCGATGATATTGACATGATGATATCTTCAATGCAGACCTCATTTATCGGAACCTTTGCTGCCTTTGAATGCTACATCGGACAGGACTATAACAAGAAAGCAAGAATACCCACTCTGCTGAAACAGGCATTGGAAGCAGAGGCATCAGACAGTATAGAGATATCACTGGATAAGGTGGCAGAGATAGGTGCATTGATCATCAATGGACGTAAACTGCCGGAAGACATAATGGAAGATATCCCATACGGAATTGTAGCTGAGTGGATGGACGGAATCGATTCCATTGCTGCTGCAAAGGTGGGAAGTGACAGTTACAAGAATGATGAAGCTGACGACGAAAGCTGA
- a CDS encoding UPF0179 family protein encodes MVEVDTTITLIGSRLAKEGMEFIFEGESNECNKCKLKSTCLNLEKGRKYKVLRIKTPSVHECFLHDGGVIAVEVVRSPVVAILDSRKAIKGAKISYEPPKCRDVPDDMYDLFFPEGLRTGDKCTIIEILDNIEDREICGSPLKKVELQL; translated from the coding sequence ATGGTTGAGGTAGATACTACAATAACCCTTATTGGATCCAGGCTTGCTAAAGAAGGCATGGAATTCATATTTGAAGGGGAGTCTAATGAGTGCAATAAATGTAAGCTTAAGAGCACATGCTTAAACCTTGAAAAGGGGCGCAAATATAAAGTTTTGAGAATAAAGACCCCTTCAGTACATGAATGTTTCCTTCATGACGGAGGAGTTATTGCAGTGGAAGTAGTGAGATCTCCGGTAGTGGCAATTCTGGATTCAAGGAAGGCCATCAAAGGAGCTAAGATCAGCTATGAGCCTCCAAAATGTAGAGATGTCCCGGATGATATGTACGATCTGTTCTTCCCTGAAGGGCTGCGCACCGGAGACAAGTGTACTATAATTGAGATTCTGGATAACATTGAGGATAGAGAGATATGTGGTTCTCCCCTGAAGAAGGTAGAATTACAGTTATGA
- a CDS encoding NAD(P)-dependent glycerol-1-phosphate dehydrogenase yields MQLPRDIVIGHGVIREVKNVCDDLKLGNNPLIVTGTHTKNIAGDIVYDILADAGVDPSVITVESATAEGVRRVEEVALYNNSNYLLGVGSGKSIDVAKLAATELDLPFISVPTAASHDGIVSSRASIHDGKRVTSVEANAPMAVIADTEVIANAPYRLLAAGCADIISNYTAVSDWELAYRLRNEPFSEYAAALSRMTAKIVLDSVDSIKPELESSVRIVVKALVSSGVAMSIAASSRPASGSEHMFSHALDMVAPKPALHGEQCGVGTIMMMYLHGGDWERIRNGLKKLHAPTTAAELGIEDKYILEALLLAHTIRPERYTILGSGLTPEAAERVAKITKVIE; encoded by the coding sequence ATGCAATTACCCAGAGATATAGTAATAGGACATGGAGTCATCAGAGAAGTAAAAAATGTCTGTGATGACCTTAAGCTGGGCAACAATCCCCTGATAGTAACAGGAACACATACAAAGAACATAGCCGGAGATATAGTATATGACATCCTTGCAGATGCGGGTGTCGATCCGAGCGTGATAACTGTTGAATCAGCTACGGCAGAGGGAGTTAGACGGGTTGAAGAAGTTGCCCTTTATAATAATTCCAATTACCTGCTGGGTGTTGGCAGCGGCAAATCCATAGACGTGGCTAAACTGGCAGCCACCGAACTGGATCTTCCATTCATCAGTGTCCCGACGGCAGCTTCGCATGACGGCATTGTTTCTTCGAGAGCGTCCATACATGATGGAAAAAGAGTAACTTCCGTAGAAGCAAATGCACCCATGGCAGTAATTGCAGATACGGAGGTCATAGCAAATGCCCCATACAGGCTTCTGGCAGCCGGCTGTGCAGACATTATATCAAATTATACTGCAGTAAGCGACTGGGAACTGGCTTACAGACTAAGGAACGAGCCATTCAGCGAATATGCTGCGGCTCTTTCCCGTATGACCGCAAAAATAGTGCTTGACTCAGTCGATTCTATAAAACCGGAGCTTGAGAGCTCAGTACGGATAGTGGTAAAGGCACTTGTATCAAGCGGCGTTGCCATGAGCATTGCAGCTTCTTCAAGGCCTGCATCAGGGTCTGAGCACATGTTCAGCCATGCTCTTGATATGGTGGCACCAAAACCTGCGCTGCATGGGGAACAATGTGGTGTGGGAACTATTATGATGATGTACCTGCACGGAGGCGACTGGGAACGCATCAGGAACGGACTGAAAAAACTGCATGCTCCCACTACTGCTGCAGAGCTGGGCATTGAAGATAAATATATATTGGAGGCTCTGCTTCTAGCACATACAATTCGTCCGGAAAGGTACACGATACTCGGTTCAGGCCTTACCCCTGAAGCGGCAGAGAGAGTGGCAAAGATCACTAAAGTAATAGAATAA
- a CDS encoding DUF63 family protein, with the protein MNSYIDKVSGFINTYYIDPILHDEGYNIINTLTWAIILGLCIFAVVKLLKKLDIRTDSRFIAAIVPFVLAGSSMRVLEDAGAIQQPFNLLLITPIIYFVVFLITLLCLIVAKMLSKKWTGNSTETIFASLGTLWFVFNIFLLLSIQKVALPMVLIYILGLGILVTSIVYITAKKTGFEILTDRLNISILGAHMLDASSTFIGVDMLGYYEKHVLPSYLIDLTGTALVMYPLKLAIFIPVLYILDTNFNEDEESRNLRTFVKLVILVLGLSPACRNTIRMVFGI; encoded by the coding sequence ATGAATTCGTATATAGATAAGGTTTCAGGATTTATAAACACATATTATATAGACCCTATCCTGCACGATGAAGGATATAATATAATTAACACTCTTACATGGGCCATCATACTTGGACTATGTATATTTGCAGTTGTCAAACTGCTTAAAAAACTGGACATACGGACAGACAGCAGGTTCATAGCTGCAATAGTACCTTTTGTACTTGCCGGGTCTTCCATGCGGGTCCTTGAAGACGCTGGAGCCATACAACAACCTTTCAACTTGCTTCTTATAACTCCGATCATATACTTTGTTGTCTTCCTTATTACACTGTTATGTCTCATAGTAGCTAAAATGCTCAGCAAAAAATGGACCGGGAATAGTACGGAAACAATTTTCGCTTCCCTGGGCACTCTATGGTTCGTGTTTAACATATTTTTGCTCCTTAGCATACAAAAGGTCGCTCTTCCCATGGTACTGATCTATATCCTCGGCTTGGGAATACTGGTCACATCTATTGTCTATATTACAGCAAAAAAGACAGGTTTTGAAATACTTACGGACCGATTGAACATATCCATACTTGGAGCTCACATGCTGGATGCTTCCTCCACATTCATAGGGGTGGATATGCTTGGTTACTATGAAAAGCATGTACTTCCTTCTTATCTTATTGATCTGACGGGAACAGCATTGGTGATGTATCCTCTGAAGCTGGCCATATTTATTCCAGTGTTGTATATATTAGATACTAATTTCAATGAAGATGAGGAGTCCCGCAATCTTCGGACCTTTGTGAAACTGGTGATACTTGTACTCGGTCTTTCTCCTGCATGCAGGAACACTATACGCATGGTTTTTGGGATATGA
- a CDS encoding stage II sporulation protein M encodes MMNMYDINSKEQALQYIKNIRREIGYMFLLFVISAVVGYLTAIMYPYMVLNSLEELEGLVELLKDLSLLQIMFLIFFNNALKSLLILVLGIGLGIVPFFFIAYNGYFLGIFSHKILMEQGFLYLTAGLLPHGIIEIPMVVVSAAIGLRLGIKGLASLKGDSVHLKEEMLTGIKFFFLWIMPLLFIAAAVETFITSVIIGLLS; translated from the coding sequence ATGATGAACATGTATGATATCAATAGCAAAGAGCAGGCGCTACAATACATAAAGAACATTCGCAGAGAAATAGGATACATGTTCCTATTGTTCGTGATATCGGCAGTTGTAGGATATTTGACTGCCATTATGTACCCCTATATGGTCTTAAACTCTTTGGAAGAGCTTGAAGGACTGGTGGAGTTATTAAAAGACCTTTCTTTGCTGCAAATAATGTTCCTTATCTTCTTTAACAATGCCCTTAAGAGCTTGCTCATATTGGTACTTGGAATTGGACTTGGTATAGTGCCATTCTTTTTCATTGCTTATAATGGCTATTTTCTGGGTATTTTCAGCCACAAGATCCTGATGGAACAAGGTTTTCTTTATTTAACGGCTGGTCTTTTGCCTCATGGTATCATTGAGATACCTATGGTAGTGGTCTCTGCAGCCATAGGTCTGAGGCTGGGGATAAAAGGACTTGCTTCTCTTAAGGGAGACTCAGTTCATTTAAAGGAAGAAATGCTCACAGGTATCAAGTTCTTCTTCTTGTGGATAATGCCATTGCTTTTCATAGCAGCTGCAGTGGAAACCTTTATCACTTCAGTTATTATCGGCCTGCTGAGCTAG
- a CDS encoding formate--phosphoribosylaminoimidazolecarboxamide ligase family protein, with product MIDRKEIIDIVQDYEPDKIKIGAVASHSALDVFDGAVEEDFRTFAICQQGREKTYSHYFKAQRDAYGRVKRGIVDEAVMLKKFNEVLLPENQQMLRDQNILFIPNRSFTSYCGIDEVENDFAVPIVGSRNMLRSEERGIDRDYYWLLEKAGLPFPERINDPQDIEELSIVKLPHAVKKLERGFFTAATYEEYLKKSEALLKQGVITQEALDNARIERYIIGPVFNFDMFYSPIEEEMSKLEILGIDWRFETSLDGHVRLPAPQQITLAEHQLTPEYTVCGHNSSTLRESLLEDVFMLAEKYIDAASKYYDPGIIGPFCLQTCIDKDLNFYIYDVAPRVGGGTNVHMSVGHPYGNTIWRNNMSTGRRIAFEIRRAIEMDELGRIVT from the coding sequence ATGATAGACAGAAAAGAGATCATAGATATAGTTCAGGATTACGAACCCGACAAGATCAAGATCGGGGCAGTTGCTTCTCATTCCGCATTAGATGTATTTGACGGTGCTGTGGAAGAGGATTTCCGCACTTTTGCTATATGCCAGCAGGGAAGAGAGAAGACCTATTCTCATTATTTCAAAGCCCAAAGGGACGCATACGGAAGGGTAAAACGCGGTATTGTGGATGAGGCAGTGATGCTGAAGAAGTTCAATGAAGTATTGCTGCCTGAAAATCAGCAGATGCTGCGTGATCAGAATATTCTTTTCATTCCAAACAGGTCCTTTACTTCATACTGCGGGATCGATGAGGTAGAGAATGACTTTGCTGTACCTATAGTAGGTAGCAGAAATATGCTCAGAAGCGAAGAAAGGGGTATAGATCGTGATTACTATTGGCTGTTGGAGAAGGCGGGTCTTCCTTTTCCTGAAAGGATAAATGATCCTCAGGACATAGAGGAGTTATCAATAGTGAAACTCCCGCATGCTGTCAAGAAGCTGGAGAGAGGTTTCTTCACGGCTGCGACATATGAAGAATATCTTAAGAAATCAGAAGCATTGCTTAAGCAAGGCGTGATCACGCAGGAAGCTCTGGATAATGCAAGAATAGAGAGATACATTATTGGCCCGGTGTTCAATTTTGATATGTTCTATTCTCCCATTGAGGAAGAAATGAGCAAGCTGGAGATCCTTGGCATAGACTGGCGCTTTGAAACCAGTCTGGACGGTCATGTCCGTCTGCCTGCACCTCAACAGATAACTCTGGCAGAACATCAGCTGACCCCCGAATACACTGTATGCGGACATAATTCTTCCACATTGCGGGAATCACTTCTGGAGGATGTGTTCATGCTGGCCGAAAAATACATTGATGCGGCAAGCAAATACTATGACCCGGGTATTATAGGTCCATTCTGCCTCCAGACCTGTATCGACAAGGACCTTAACTTCTATATCTATGATGTTGCACCCAGGGTCGGTGGCGGGACCAACGTGCATATGTCAGTAGGCCATCCGTATGGTAACACCATCTGGAGGAATAATATGAGTACCGGAAGGCGCATAGCTTTTGAGATAAGAAGAGCCATTGAAATGGACGAGTTGGGTCGCATAGTTACCTGA
- a CDS encoding translation initiation factor IF-2 subunit gamma, translating into MSQPCVNIGMVGHVDHGKTTLVSALSGVWTDSHSEEMKRGISIRLGYADATIRKCPNCPEPQCYTVSETCPGCGEPSEEVRTVSFVDAPGHETLMATMLSGAAIMDGAILVIAANEECPQPQTKEHLMALNIIGIKNLIIVQNKIDLVSKEEVIDHYKQIKRFVQGTVAENAPIIPVSAQQNINIDALLQLMEEHIPTPEYKIDKPAQMLIARSFDINKPGTPIEQIRGGVIGGTLTEGFLSNGEDLEIRPGYKLESEGTTRWVPIVTKISKIFAGKEPVDKATPGGLLAIGTSLDPAITKSDSLVGQVAGKPGTLPPTRDVFTLELNLLERVVGVIDEAEIGSIRTSEPLMLNVGTATTVGVVTSARKNVAEVKLKRPVCASAGSMVAISRRIGSRWRLIGVGVIKS; encoded by the coding sequence TTGAGTCAACCTTGCGTTAATATTGGCATGGTAGGTCATGTCGATCATGGAAAAACCACTTTAGTGAGCGCACTCTCAGGAGTGTGGACAGATTCACATAGTGAAGAGATGAAGCGTGGAATATCTATCAGATTAGGGTATGCAGATGCTACTATCAGAAAATGCCCCAACTGCCCTGAGCCACAATGTTACACTGTATCTGAAACCTGTCCGGGATGTGGTGAGCCTTCAGAAGAAGTGCGTACCGTCTCTTTTGTTGATGCTCCCGGTCACGAGACACTGATGGCTACAATGCTTTCCGGGGCAGCTATTATGGATGGTGCCATTCTTGTGATAGCTGCTAATGAGGAATGCCCTCAGCCACAAACAAAAGAACATCTGATGGCTTTGAATATTATAGGGATCAAGAATCTTATCATTGTCCAGAATAAGATCGATCTGGTATCCAAAGAAGAGGTAATAGATCACTACAAGCAGATCAAGAGATTTGTTCAAGGTACTGTGGCAGAGAACGCTCCGATAATTCCGGTATCTGCTCAGCAGAACATAAATATCGATGCTCTTCTCCAGTTAATGGAAGAACATATTCCCACTCCGGAATATAAGATCGATAAACCGGCACAGATGCTTATCGCACGTTCTTTTGATATCAACAAGCCAGGCACTCCCATAGAACAGATCAGAGGCGGCGTGATTGGTGGAACTCTTACAGAAGGCTTTTTGTCTAACGGCGAAGATCTGGAGATCAGGCCTGGATATAAACTGGAAAGTGAGGGAACTACCAGGTGGGTTCCGATAGTCACTAAGATATCAAAGATCTTTGCAGGCAAGGAACCTGTAGATAAGGCTACGCCCGGAGGACTGCTTGCAATAGGTACTTCACTGGACCCTGCTATCACCAAGAGCGATTCTCTTGTGGGGCAGGTAGCAGGAAAACCTGGTACTTTACCACCTACTCGTGATGTATTCACCCTTGAGCTAAACCTGCTTGAACGGGTAGTAGGCGTGATCGATGAAGCAGAGATAGGTTCTATCAGAACCAGTGAGCCTCTTATGCTTAATGTAGGTACGGCCACTACTGTGGGCGTGGTGACAAGTGCAAGGAAGAACGTTGCAGAAGTAAAGCTCAAGAGGCCTGTATGTGCGAGTGCCGGTTCAATGGTGGCTATCAGCAGGCGGATAGGTTCAAGATGGCGCCTGATAGGTGTGGGAGTCATAAAGTCTTGA
- a CDS encoding PilT domain protein, protein MKVIIDTNALMIPVQFNLDIFSELHRLGFNHFIVPLAVLNELDRLVTTARGQDRIAAKVGRSLAQRCELVSKEGHADDIIVSLAQVTGAAVLTNDIGLKKRLIEMGIRVISLRQRNRLELLS, encoded by the coding sequence TTGAAGGTGATAATCGACACTAATGCTCTGATGATACCTGTGCAATTCAATTTAGATATATTCAGTGAATTACACAGGCTGGGTTTTAATCATTTCATTGTTCCTCTGGCTGTGCTAAATGAGCTGGACAGACTTGTTACAACAGCAAGGGGCCAGGATCGCATAGCTGCAAAGGTCGGTAGGTCTTTGGCACAGAGGTGTGAACTTGTTTCCAAGGAAGGGCATGCAGATGATATTATTGTGTCTCTTGCACAAGTTACTGGGGCTGCTGTTTTAACAAATGACATAGGGCTTAAGAAACGGTTGATTGAGATGGGCATCAGGGTAATATCTCTCAGACAAAGGAATCGTCTGGAATTATTGTCATGA